Proteins encoded within one genomic window of Streptomyces sp. NBC_01314:
- a CDS encoding TetR/AcrR family transcriptional regulator: MTERPNNTSVGVTAERSDAARNRSRLLEAAGRLIAEQGVENVTMREVAEAAGVGKGTLFRRFGDRDGLLLALLDEAEAEFQEVYTSGPPPLGPGAPAGDRLAAFGCALLERIAADADLGTALGRQVPYARRNASDTGRAIHGHVSTLLRETGVDGDHDMLAHALLAFTSFEAADYLRKERGVATARLQATWVDLVRRLTLPKGP; the protein is encoded by the coding sequence GTGACGGAGAGACCGAACAACACATCGGTCGGCGTCACCGCCGAGCGATCCGATGCCGCGCGCAATCGCTCCCGGCTGCTGGAAGCGGCCGGACGACTGATCGCCGAGCAGGGGGTCGAGAATGTGACGATGCGGGAGGTCGCCGAGGCGGCCGGCGTAGGAAAAGGCACGCTCTTTCGCCGGTTCGGCGACCGCGACGGCCTCCTGCTCGCTCTCCTCGACGAAGCCGAGGCGGAGTTCCAGGAGGTGTATACCTCAGGTCCGCCTCCTCTGGGGCCAGGAGCGCCTGCGGGAGATCGTCTGGCAGCGTTCGGCTGCGCCCTGCTCGAGCGCATCGCCGCCGACGCGGACCTGGGCACGGCGCTGGGACGCCAGGTGCCCTACGCACGCCGCAACGCCTCGGACACCGGCCGGGCCATCCATGGTCATGTCTCAACTCTCCTGCGTGAGACGGGGGTTGACGGGGACCACGACATGCTCGCCCACGCCCTTCTCGCCTTCACGAGCTTCGAAGCGGCGGACTACCTGCGCAAGGAGCGCGGGGTGGCCACCGCGCGCCTCCAGGCCACCTGGGTGGACCTGGTTCGGCGGCTGACCCTGCCCAAGGGGCCGTGA
- a CDS encoding alpha/beta fold hydrolase: MRIYLADKTEDLSVEGASATFTYRRMGPRGGVPLVLVNRFRGTIDWWDPEFLDLLAAEHDVILFDNIGIGYTTGEPRDSIEGFADGAIEFIEALGLARADLLGWSMGGFVAQHVALRRPDLVRKLVVAGSGPGPVPELPPLPEKVQAIMAKPDADADDMLYLFYPETAAARAAGVEHLTKVSTRLAAGGPAVSETAAVRQREAIVKFMTVPFEQVRANLETIKQPVLYANGVHDVMVNALASYVAVQHLDSATLVLYSDAGHAFLFQHVNAFATEVANFLAA; encoded by the coding sequence ATGCGCATTTATCTGGCAGACAAGACCGAGGACCTGTCCGTGGAAGGCGCTTCCGCAACGTTCACCTACCGGCGGATGGGCCCACGAGGCGGCGTCCCCCTGGTCCTGGTGAACCGCTTCCGCGGGACCATCGACTGGTGGGACCCCGAGTTCCTGGACCTCCTGGCCGCCGAGCACGACGTGATCCTTTTCGACAACATCGGGATCGGATACACGACCGGTGAGCCGCGCGACTCCATCGAAGGATTCGCCGACGGCGCCATCGAATTCATCGAGGCCCTCGGCCTGGCGCGGGCCGACCTGCTCGGATGGTCCATGGGCGGCTTCGTCGCCCAGCACGTTGCGCTGCGGCGGCCCGACCTCGTCCGCAAGCTGGTCGTGGCGGGCAGCGGTCCGGGCCCGGTGCCCGAGCTGCCGCCGTTGCCCGAGAAGGTGCAGGCCATCATGGCCAAGCCCGACGCCGACGCGGACGACATGCTCTACCTGTTCTACCCCGAGACCGCCGCGGCCCGTGCCGCCGGGGTCGAGCACCTCACCAAGGTCTCGACACGACTGGCCGCCGGGGGCCCCGCGGTGTCCGAGACAGCGGCCGTGCGCCAACGCGAGGCGATCGTCAAGTTCATGACGGTTCCGTTCGAACAGGTACGGGCGAATCTGGAGACCATCAAGCAGCCCGTCCTGTACGCCAACGGCGTCCACGACGTGATGGTCAACGCCCTGGCCTCCTACGTCGCCGTCCAGCACCTCGACTCGGCCACCCTGGTCCTCTACAGCGACGCCGGCCACGCCTTCCTGTTCCAGCATGTCAATGCCTTCGCGACCGAGGTGGCCAACTTCCTCGCCGCCTGA
- a CDS encoding NADP-dependent oxidoreductase, producing the protein MRAFLVERYGDRAGLRAGEAPDPEVGADDVLIQIYAASINPLDLKTLDGAFKAILPYRVPFVPGNDLAGVVVEVGAAVTRFSVGDEVYARPDQDRIGTFAELIAVHQDDVAIKPVTLTMEEAASLPLVALTAWQVLVERARVQPGQKVLIHAGSGGLGTIAVQLAKQLGAHVATTASTANVDLAKRLGADIVVDYKKQAFETVLHDYDVVLDSLGGKTLHKSLDVLKPGGQVISVAGPPDAAFARELGANPIIRLVMSALSFRIRRRARRRQVTYSFLFMKASGDQLRKLTPLVDAGRIHPVVDTVFPFESTREALEYAEKRRAKAGKVVVKMV; encoded by the coding sequence ATGAGGGCATTCCTGGTCGAGCGCTACGGCGACAGGGCCGGCCTGCGGGCCGGTGAGGCGCCGGACCCGGAGGTGGGCGCGGACGACGTCCTGATCCAGATTTATGCGGCGAGCATCAACCCGCTCGATCTCAAGACCCTGGACGGGGCATTCAAGGCAATCCTGCCGTACCGGGTTCCTTTCGTCCCGGGCAACGACCTGGCCGGGGTGGTGGTCGAGGTGGGTGCGGCCGTCACTCGGTTCTCGGTGGGCGACGAGGTCTACGCGCGGCCCGACCAGGACCGCATCGGCACGTTCGCCGAACTCATCGCCGTGCACCAGGACGACGTGGCGATCAAGCCGGTCACACTGACCATGGAGGAGGCCGCGTCCCTTCCGCTGGTCGCCCTGACCGCATGGCAGGTGCTGGTAGAGCGGGCGCGCGTCCAGCCGGGCCAGAAGGTCCTCATCCACGCGGGTTCCGGCGGCCTGGGCACCATCGCCGTCCAGCTGGCGAAGCAGCTGGGCGCGCACGTGGCCACCACCGCGAGCACGGCCAACGTCGACCTGGCGAAGCGTCTGGGCGCGGACATCGTCGTCGACTACAAGAAGCAGGCATTCGAGACGGTGCTGCACGACTACGACGTCGTCCTGGACTCTCTCGGCGGCAAGACGCTCCACAAGTCCCTGGACGTGCTCAAGCCCGGCGGGCAGGTCATCAGTGTCGCGGGCCCGCCCGACGCGGCTTTCGCCAGGGAGCTGGGTGCGAATCCGATCATCCGGCTGGTGATGTCCGCACTGAGCTTCCGGATCCGACGCCGCGCCCGGCGCCGGCAGGTGACGTACTCGTTCCTGTTCATGAAGGCCAGCGGCGACCAGTTGCGCAAGCTCACCCCACTCGTCGACGCCGGCAGGATCCACCCCGTCGTCGACACCGTCTTCCCGTTCGAGTCGACCCGAGAGGCGCTGGAGTACGCCGAGAAGAGGCGCGCGAAGGCCGGCAAGGTCGTCGTCAAGATGGTATGA
- a CDS encoding GlxA family transcriptional regulator, translated as MVPIHRVVVLAIDGVYPFELGIPSRVFGAAVGRYEVLTCSVDGRPVRTNSDFSITVEHGPEVLHTADTVIIPPFVTTAVTREAPQAVVQVLASVAPGARLVSICTGAFVLAAAGLLDGRPATTHWMVADLFRARFPQVALDPDVLFIDDGDVLTSAGAASGLDVCLHIIRKDHGTEVANQVARMCIVPPWREGGQAQYIQHPVPEATASGTATARQWALENLHEPMTLTDLAEHSHMSLRTFARRFTEEVGMSPGRWLIQQRVDRARHLLETTDLPVDEIAGQVGFAGGTSLREHLHAAIGVSPLTYRRTFRGTLSPTH; from the coding sequence ATGGTGCCCATTCATCGAGTCGTCGTTCTGGCCATCGACGGTGTGTACCCCTTCGAACTGGGCATTCCCAGCCGGGTATTCGGGGCGGCGGTGGGCCGTTACGAGGTTCTCACCTGCAGCGTCGACGGCCGCCCGGTCCGCACCAACTCCGACTTCTCGATCACCGTCGAGCACGGCCCGGAGGTGCTGCACACCGCCGACACCGTCATCATCCCGCCCTTCGTCACCACCGCCGTGACCCGGGAAGCTCCGCAAGCCGTGGTCCAGGTGCTCGCGTCCGTGGCTCCAGGCGCCCGCCTCGTATCGATCTGCACCGGCGCCTTCGTCCTTGCCGCAGCCGGTCTCCTCGACGGTCGGCCGGCCACCACCCACTGGATGGTCGCGGACCTCTTCCGCGCACGCTTCCCTCAGGTCGCACTGGATCCCGACGTCCTGTTCATCGATGACGGAGATGTGCTGACCTCGGCCGGCGCCGCCTCCGGGCTCGACGTCTGCCTGCACATCATTCGCAAGGACCACGGCACTGAAGTCGCCAATCAGGTGGCCCGCATGTGCATCGTCCCCCCGTGGCGCGAAGGAGGACAGGCGCAGTACATCCAGCACCCGGTGCCCGAGGCCACGGCCAGCGGAACGGCCACCGCCCGCCAGTGGGCGCTGGAGAACCTCCACGAGCCCATGACCCTGACGGACCTCGCCGAGCACTCCCACATGAGCCTGCGCACCTTCGCCCGCCGCTTCACCGAAGAGGTGGGCATGAGCCCGGGACGCTGGCTGATCCAGCAGCGCGTCGACCGCGCACGACACCTCCTGGAAACCACCGACCTGCCGGTGGACGAGATCGCCGGCCAAGTCGGCTTCGCCGGCGGCACATCGCTACGAGAACACCTGCACGCCGCCATCGGCGTCTCCCCGCTCACCTACCGGCGCACCTTCCGCGGCACCCTGTCCCCCACGCACTGA
- a CDS encoding NADH:flavin oxidoreductase/NADH oxidase family protein — translation MNTLDTPLTLPNGQILPNRLMKSALSESLGNKNNAPDGRLGRLYSTWSRGGYGLMITGNVMVDRAQLGEPGNIVIEDERDLDALSRWAKSAQDSGGAIWAQLNHPGRQANPLALGHTPVAPSPVPPKLPGATTPRELRPAEIEEIIERFATAAAVCETAGFNGVQVQAAHGYLISQFLSPLSNRRDDDWGGDLERRMRFGLEVVRRIRGRVGPGFAVGVKLNSADFQRGGFTEDESQAVLAALAHEGVDLIEVSGGSYESMAMSGSAAPSTRAREAYFLEYARTVRKRVGDIPLAVTGGFRTRDAMLRAVQAGECDVVGIGRPTITTPDAARLILEGRADALTAHQVRYGMRTLLGKIADLKVLDGVLDISWHTDQIHRLGNGLRPDLNRGSLAATLAMVRRNGRTSFRARRGGS, via the coding sequence ATGAATACGCTGGACACCCCCCTCACTCTCCCGAACGGCCAGATACTGCCCAACCGCCTCATGAAGTCGGCACTCAGCGAGTCGCTGGGAAACAAGAACAACGCCCCCGACGGGCGCCTCGGCCGTCTGTACTCCACATGGAGCCGCGGCGGCTACGGCCTCATGATCACCGGCAACGTCATGGTCGATCGCGCACAGCTCGGTGAACCGGGCAACATCGTCATCGAGGACGAGCGTGATCTCGACGCGCTCTCGCGCTGGGCCAAGTCGGCCCAGGACTCGGGCGGTGCGATCTGGGCACAGCTCAACCACCCCGGACGCCAGGCCAACCCCTTGGCACTCGGACACACGCCGGTGGCCCCCAGCCCGGTCCCGCCGAAACTGCCCGGAGCCACGACGCCGCGCGAACTGCGACCCGCGGAGATCGAGGAGATCATCGAGCGCTTCGCCACGGCCGCGGCCGTGTGCGAGACAGCCGGCTTCAACGGTGTACAGGTGCAAGCGGCCCACGGGTATCTCATCTCGCAGTTCCTGTCACCGCTGTCGAACCGGCGCGACGACGACTGGGGCGGCGATCTCGAGCGGCGGATGCGTTTCGGCCTCGAGGTCGTCCGCCGCATCCGCGGCCGCGTCGGGCCCGGCTTCGCGGTGGGCGTCAAACTCAACTCGGCGGACTTCCAGCGGGGCGGCTTCACCGAGGACGAGTCCCAGGCCGTGCTGGCCGCGCTCGCCCACGAAGGCGTCGACCTCATCGAGGTCAGCGGCGGTAGTTACGAGTCCATGGCCATGAGTGGCTCGGCGGCCCCCAGCACCAGGGCACGCGAGGCGTACTTCTTGGAATACGCCCGCACGGTTCGCAAGCGCGTGGGCGACATCCCCCTCGCCGTCACAGGCGGATTCCGCACCCGCGATGCCATGCTGCGAGCCGTACAGGCCGGCGAATGCGACGTGGTCGGCATCGGCCGGCCGACGATCACCACACCAGACGCGGCCCGGCTCATCCTCGAAGGGCGGGCCGACGCACTCACGGCACACCAGGTGCGCTACGGCATGAGGACCCTGCTGGGTAAAATCGCCGACCTCAAGGTCCTGGACGGCGTACTGGACATCAGCTGGCACACCGACCAGATACATCGCCTCGGGAACGGCCTGCGGCCCGACCTGAATCGCGGCAGCCTTGCAGCCACCCTCGCAATGGTTCGGCGGAACGGGCGCACCTCGTTCCGCGCCAGGCGTGGCGGGTCATGA
- a CDS encoding amidase: protein MHDLPFQSAADQLSALASGEVSSEELLEVYLSRIDAHNGTLNAIVTLDVERARHAARNADAKRASGAELGPLHGLPITLKDSYETAGLRTVCGRPHLKDYVPEQDAEAVRRLRAAGALIIGKTNMPAGNQDVQADNPVFGPTLNPWNTTRTSGGSAGGGAVATAAGLTAFDFGSEIGGSTRIPAHFNGLYGHKATWRSIPLIGHVPGGPGVGRWGEIDLACAGAQVREARDLVPILHATVGPPERDGGFSYTLAPPRASELRGFRIAVWPEDVSCPVDHDVATAMDDALNALKAAGAKVELRPSGLPGDMATSHDIFLRLLFGAFTYDRSGLTAASNTALLARLVQHPRGEALHALRGTFQSHYSWLQADVARHELRQRWTEFFRDFDVLLMPVTPTTAPPHHNKPIDRFGRRIQVDERPRPYWDQVKWSAIANVAGSPATTIPVRTGRDGLPVGLQAMGPSGGDLTTIKFAELLGRELEGYQPPPAFM from the coding sequence GTGCATGACCTCCCATTTCAGTCAGCCGCTGACCAGTTGAGTGCGCTGGCCTCGGGCGAGGTGTCGAGTGAGGAACTGCTCGAGGTCTACCTGAGCCGCATCGACGCCCACAACGGCACGCTCAACGCGATCGTCACCCTTGACGTCGAGCGGGCGCGACACGCGGCCAGGAATGCCGACGCGAAACGGGCGAGTGGGGCAGAACTCGGCCCGCTGCACGGTCTGCCGATCACGCTGAAGGACAGCTACGAGACCGCTGGTCTGCGGACCGTCTGTGGTCGGCCCCACCTCAAGGACTACGTGCCCGAACAGGACGCCGAAGCGGTACGACGGCTGCGTGCCGCGGGTGCGTTGATCATCGGCAAGACCAACATGCCCGCGGGGAACCAGGACGTCCAGGCGGACAACCCGGTGTTCGGACCCACGTTGAACCCGTGGAACACCACACGCACCTCCGGAGGCTCCGCAGGGGGTGGCGCCGTGGCCACAGCCGCGGGGCTGACCGCTTTCGACTTCGGCTCGGAGATCGGCGGATCCACCCGCATCCCAGCACACTTCAACGGCCTCTACGGACACAAGGCGACCTGGCGGTCCATCCCGCTGATCGGCCACGTGCCGGGCGGACCCGGTGTCGGGCGATGGGGGGAGATCGACCTCGCCTGCGCGGGCGCCCAGGTGCGCGAGGCGCGCGATCTCGTCCCCATCCTGCACGCGACGGTGGGACCGCCCGAGCGCGACGGCGGATTCAGCTACACCCTCGCTCCACCCAGGGCGAGCGAACTGCGTGGCTTCCGGATCGCGGTGTGGCCCGAGGACGTGTCGTGTCCCGTCGACCACGATGTCGCCACAGCGATGGACGACGCCCTCAATGCCCTCAAGGCGGCCGGCGCGAAGGTCGAGTTGCGGCCCTCCGGCCTCCCGGGAGACATGGCGACCAGTCATGACATCTTCCTGCGCCTGCTCTTCGGTGCGTTCACCTACGACCGATCCGGACTGACAGCGGCCTCCAACACCGCACTCCTCGCGCGTCTCGTCCAGCATCCTCGTGGAGAAGCGCTGCACGCCCTGCGAGGAACCTTCCAGTCCCACTACAGCTGGCTCCAGGCGGACGTGGCACGCCATGAGCTGCGGCAGCGGTGGACCGAGTTCTTCCGGGACTTCGATGTTCTGCTCATGCCGGTCACACCGACCACGGCACCGCCTCATCACAACAAACCGATCGACAGATTCGGACGCCGGATCCAGGTCGACGAGCGGCCTCGCCCCTACTGGGACCAGGTCAAGTGGAGCGCCATCGCCAACGTGGCCGGCTCTCCGGCGACGACCATCCCCGTGCGAACCGGCCGAGACGGTCTGCCGGTCGGGCTCCAGGCGATGGGTCCGAGCGGCGGAGACCTCACCACCATCAAGTTCGCCGAGCTCCTCGGCCGAGAACTCGAGGGCTACCAGCCCCCTCCGGCCTTCATGTGA
- a CDS encoding alpha/beta fold hydrolase, which produces MSAPRNSPPPSRSSHKNAPTRSVSVGGMDFVYRELGPEDGVPLILLIHMAGNLDNWDPRVVDGLAARRRVITFGNRGVGGSGGSTPDTIEGMAHDAVRFIRALGFDQVDLFGLSMGGFIAQVVAEEEPHLVRKVILAGTGPAGGHGIDRVPALAIQATIKGALTRQDPKLSLFFTDTTSGRQAGRALLRRLEERTDNRDKDISLPSLRAQLKAVKRWGRQAPSDLSAVRQPVLVANGDHDRMVPSQNTIDLAARLPKSELVPLYPDSGHGGVFQNHEDFVARALGFLESRV; this is translated from the coding sequence ATGAGCGCACCGCGGAACTCCCCGCCCCCCTCACGATCGAGCCACAAGAACGCGCCGACCCGCTCCGTGTCCGTCGGCGGGATGGACTTCGTCTACCGGGAGCTCGGTCCCGAGGACGGAGTGCCGCTGATCCTCCTGATCCACATGGCCGGGAACCTGGACAACTGGGATCCGCGCGTCGTCGACGGACTCGCCGCACGACGCCGGGTGATCACCTTCGGAAACCGCGGGGTCGGCGGGTCGGGCGGTTCCACGCCGGACACGATCGAAGGGATGGCCCACGACGCGGTGCGGTTCATCCGGGCCCTCGGCTTCGACCAGGTCGATCTGTTCGGTCTGTCGATGGGCGGCTTCATCGCGCAGGTCGTCGCGGAAGAAGAACCACACCTCGTCCGCAAGGTCATCCTCGCGGGCACCGGTCCCGCGGGCGGCCACGGCATCGACAGGGTTCCGGCTCTCGCCATCCAGGCCACGATCAAGGGCGCCCTGACCCGCCAGGACCCAAAACTCTCCCTCTTCTTCACCGACACCACAAGCGGCCGACAGGCAGGCCGCGCCCTCCTGCGACGACTGGAGGAGCGCACGGACAACCGCGACAAGGACATCTCGCTGCCGTCGCTCCGCGCCCAGCTGAAGGCCGTCAAACGATGGGGCCGCCAGGCCCCGTCAGACCTGTCGGCCGTACGCCAGCCCGTCCTCGTGGCAAACGGTGACCACGACCGGATGGTGCCCAGCCAGAACACGATCGACCTGGCCGCCCGTCTGCCCAAGAGCGAACTCGTCCCCCTCTATCCTGATTCCGGCCACGGAGGGGTCTTCCAGAACCACGAGGATTTCGTCGCTAGGGCGCTCGGGTTCCTCGAGTCCCGAGTTTGA
- a CDS encoding TetR/AcrR family transcriptional regulator, with protein MARYAKEHKQVTRQRIIEKAGHRFKQDGIDGSGISTLMADAGLTNGAFYAHFASKDDLVANVVADELRTQVEKYDTLRPGRQGVEDFVRGYLSPEHRDRPSTGCPSAALLDEIGRCADVTKQAYTEGATAIVEEIAARLAPADPQSARGRAIGLFTMLVGTLQLSRALADRKFADEVLEQGIENARTFMP; from the coding sequence GTGGCGCGCTACGCCAAGGAGCACAAGCAGGTGACGCGGCAACGGATCATCGAGAAGGCCGGCCACCGATTCAAGCAGGACGGCATAGACGGCTCAGGCATCTCGACACTGATGGCCGACGCCGGGCTCACCAACGGAGCGTTCTACGCCCACTTCGCCTCCAAGGACGACCTCGTCGCCAACGTTGTCGCCGATGAACTGCGCACACAGGTGGAGAAGTACGACACTCTGCGGCCCGGCCGACAGGGAGTCGAGGACTTCGTTCGCGGCTACCTGTCGCCCGAGCACCGTGACCGGCCCAGCACCGGATGCCCCTCCGCCGCACTGCTCGACGAGATCGGCCGCTGCGCGGACGTCACCAAGCAGGCGTACACCGAGGGCGCGACGGCCATCGTGGAAGAGATCGCCGCTCGTCTGGCGCCTGCGGATCCGCAGTCCGCTCGCGGCAGGGCCATTGGGCTCTTCACCATGCTGGTGGGGACACTGCAACTGTCCCGCGCCCTCGCCGACCGCAAGTTCGCCGACGAGGTCCTCGAGCAGGGAATCGAGAACGCCCGCACGTTCATGCCCTGA
- a CDS encoding ABATE domain-containing protein → MATDDLWIWDGGRVCLDFANTLRSRWRTTPEETLRGPDDLMGWLREALLLTPGSTGPTTAAVLGSARHLRETVDRAVLAVADGRLPTSGDVTLLNRSAAAAPRPTLQLVITDDRLEPADATTLTADPALALALIAQDAVDLLLSAEIRRVRVCGADHCALRFLDRSPARNRRWCSMSRCGNRTKVRLHQARTRQSGRITES, encoded by the coding sequence ATGGCAACGGACGACTTGTGGATCTGGGATGGCGGACGGGTCTGCCTGGACTTCGCCAACACTCTCCGAAGCCGGTGGAGAACCACTCCGGAGGAGACACTCCGGGGACCGGACGACCTGATGGGCTGGCTCCGGGAGGCCCTTCTGCTCACACCGGGGTCCACAGGTCCCACAACGGCAGCCGTTCTTGGGTCCGCCCGGCACCTGCGTGAGACCGTCGACCGGGCCGTACTGGCGGTCGCCGACGGCCGACTGCCCACATCCGGCGACGTGACGCTGCTCAACCGCTCGGCAGCGGCGGCCCCCAGACCCACCCTGCAACTCGTCATCACCGACGACCGACTGGAACCCGCCGACGCCACGACCCTCACCGCCGACCCCGCACTCGCGCTGGCGCTCATCGCCCAGGACGCCGTCGACCTGCTTCTGTCCGCCGAGATCCGGCGCGTACGCGTCTGCGGAGCGGACCACTGCGCGCTGCGTTTCCTGGACCGCTCTCCGGCCCGCAACCGCCGCTGGTGCTCCATGTCCCGCTGCGGAAACCGCACCAAGGTCCGCCTCCATCAGGCGCGTACACGACAGAGCGGCCGGATCACGGAAAGCTGA
- a CDS encoding alpha/beta fold hydrolase, which translates to MGQPTVTTGVTQVDGVRLHYVRAGSGPLLVLLHGWPQTSDCWRPVLADLAADHTVVAPDLRGYGLSDKPTTGYDKRRMAADMAGLVEALGFERAMVVGHDRGARVGHRWALDRPDQVERLAVLDIVPTREMFRRLDASLASGYWHWLFHMQPDLPERLVGHDIRGYLEYFFERWTYNRHGLTADAVDGYVRAFSRPGALRASLDDYRAMEEDTALDDIDAAEGHRLTMPLLALWGSAGLPARLPTLEIWRGYADDVTGAEIPECGHFIPEEQPEALLAHLRPFLADKKSR; encoded by the coding sequence ATGGGACAGCCGACAGTGACAACCGGAGTGACACAGGTGGACGGGGTCCGTCTGCACTATGTCCGGGCGGGATCCGGCCCTCTGCTCGTTCTGCTCCATGGCTGGCCGCAGACCTCCGACTGCTGGCGGCCGGTACTGGCGGATCTCGCCGCCGACCACACCGTTGTGGCGCCGGACCTGCGCGGATACGGCCTCAGCGACAAGCCCACCACTGGTTACGACAAGCGCCGGATGGCCGCCGACATGGCAGGCCTCGTCGAGGCGCTCGGCTTCGAGCGGGCCATGGTCGTGGGGCACGACCGCGGCGCTCGTGTGGGGCACCGCTGGGCGCTGGACCGTCCGGACCAGGTGGAGCGGCTGGCCGTGCTCGACATCGTTCCCACCCGGGAGATGTTCCGCCGCCTGGACGCCTCGCTCGCCTCCGGTTACTGGCACTGGCTGTTCCATATGCAGCCCGATCTGCCCGAGCGCCTGGTGGGGCACGACATCCGCGGGTATCTCGAGTACTTCTTCGAGCGGTGGACCTACAACCGCCACGGACTCACGGCCGACGCGGTCGACGGTTATGTCCGTGCGTTCTCCCGCCCGGGCGCCCTGCGCGCGAGCCTCGACGACTACCGCGCCATGGAGGAGGACACCGCGCTCGACGACATCGACGCCGCCGAAGGCCACCGCCTCACCATGCCGCTGCTGGCGCTGTGGGGTTCCGCGGGGCTGCCTGCCCGCCTGCCGACACTGGAGATCTGGCGGGGCTACGCGGACGACGTCACCGGTGCCGAGATCCCGGAGTGCGGCCACTTCATCCCGGAGGAGCAACCGGAGGCGCTGTTGGCGCATCTGCGGCCTTTCCTGGCCGACAAGAAGAGCCGGTGA
- a CDS encoding DHA2 family efflux MFS transporter permease subunit yields the protein MDQQRKQPARRGSAIWAVAITSAAGFIAALDNLIVTTALPSIREDLGGGLEDLEWTVSAYTLTFAVLLMFGASLGDRFGRRRLFVIGLAIFTAASAAAALAPGMSELIAARAAQGVGAAIVTPLTLTLLSAAVPAERRGVALGIWGAASGIAVATGPLIGGALTEHIAWQWIFWVNVPLGLALMPLALLRLDESRGPNPSLDLVGTVLASGGLFGIIYALIRGNVDGWTSTPVLGGFIAGAALLVGFVRYELRAKHPMLPMRLFRHRSFSAINAASLLMFVGMFGAIFLLSQYLQTVGGYSPMEAGVRMLPWTAMPMIAGPLAGALSDRIGGAPVVMVGMALNAVGLGLWALAVEPQVSYTALLPALIVCGIGMGMFFAPSANLVMSTVRPEEQGIASGANNAIREVGGAIGVASLAAVFSAQGGYGSASLFVDGLVPALWVGAGAVALAAALALLIPRQRKAGGPTADLAAGYGPAGAPVAI from the coding sequence ATGGATCAGCAACGCAAGCAACCGGCTCGGCGCGGCAGCGCCATCTGGGCCGTGGCCATCACCAGCGCGGCCGGATTCATCGCCGCGCTCGACAACCTGATCGTCACCACCGCCCTCCCCTCCATCCGCGAGGACCTCGGCGGCGGCCTCGAAGACCTCGAATGGACGGTGAGCGCCTACACCCTCACCTTCGCGGTCCTGCTCATGTTCGGCGCCTCCCTCGGCGACCGCTTCGGCCGCCGAAGACTGTTCGTCATCGGGCTCGCGATCTTCACCGCCGCCTCCGCAGCGGCCGCCCTCGCCCCAGGAATGAGTGAACTGATCGCCGCCCGCGCCGCGCAGGGCGTCGGAGCCGCGATCGTGACGCCCCTGACACTCACCCTGTTGTCGGCGGCCGTCCCGGCCGAGCGGCGCGGTGTCGCCTTGGGTATCTGGGGCGCGGCCAGCGGCATCGCCGTCGCCACCGGACCGCTGATCGGCGGCGCACTCACCGAGCACATCGCCTGGCAGTGGATCTTCTGGGTGAACGTCCCGCTCGGCCTGGCGCTGATGCCGCTGGCCCTGCTGCGGCTGGACGAGAGCCGCGGCCCGAACCCGAGTCTCGACCTTGTCGGCACGGTCCTGGCCAGCGGCGGTCTGTTCGGCATCATCTACGCCCTCATACGCGGCAACGTCGACGGCTGGACCAGCACCCCGGTGCTGGGCGGCTTCATCGCGGGGGCCGCCCTGCTCGTCGGCTTCGTCCGCTACGAACTGCGCGCCAAGCACCCGATGCTGCCGATGCGCCTCTTCCGCCACCGCTCCTTCAGCGCCATCAACGCGGCCAGCCTGCTGATGTTCGTGGGCATGTTCGGGGCGATCTTCCTTCTCAGCCAGTACCTGCAGACCGTCGGCGGCTACTCGCCGATGGAGGCCGGCGTGCGCATGCTGCCCTGGACCGCCATGCCCATGATCGCCGGACCACTGGCCGGAGCACTGTCCGACCGCATCGGCGGCGCCCCTGTCGTCATGGTGGGCATGGCCCTGAACGCGGTGGGCCTCGGGCTCTGGGCACTGGCCGTCGAGCCGCAGGTGTCGTACACCGCTCTGCTGCCGGCCCTGATCGTCTGCGGCATCGGCATGGGCATGTTCTTCGCCCCCAGCGCGAACCTCGTCATGAGCACGGTCCGCCCGGAGGAGCAGGGCATCGCCTCCGGCGCCAACAACGCGATCCGTGAGGTCGGCGGCGCCATCGGCGTCGCGTCGCTGGCGGCGGTCTTCTCCGCCCAGGGCGGCTACGGGTCCGCCTCACTGTTCGTGGACGGCCTGGTCCCGGCGCTCTGGGTCGGCGCCGGTGCGGTCGCCCTGGCCGCGGCCCTGGCGTTGCTGATACCCCGGCAGCGCAAAGCAGGCGGCCCGACTGCCGACCTTGCCGCAGGATATGGTCCGGCGGGCGCCCCGGTCGCGATCTGA